The following are from one region of the Hymenobacter sp. YIM 151858-1 genome:
- the rny gene encoding ribonuclease Y gives MPEIIYIVLAAVVALVVGFFIGRQMAGKARQDAEAQAQARAQELLQEAEAKANRVREERIQQAKDKARQIRNESEQELRRLRQEAEQDLSQRREVVVQQEASIKQLTQATQRQLEQVQRKEKELDTLREKVQNDAQRQQERLEAQEEKRRAAHEQLVDQLRQDQDEVDEQRHQLQRQLEAIAGLTAAEAREQLVESLKNEAQIQASSYIKDTVAQARLTATKDAKKVVLETIQRTAAEHAIENCVSVFNIESDDVKGKIIGREGRNIRALEAATGVEIIVDDTPEAIIISGFDPVRREIARLSLHLLVKDGRIHPARIEEIVAKTRKNIEEEIVEIGERTIVDLGIHGLHPELIKMVGRMRFRSSYGQNLLQHSREVANLCATMAAELGLNVKHAKRAGLLHDIGKVSTEEPELPHAILGMELAKKYKEHPDVVNAIGAHHDEIEMTALISPIVQACDAISGSRPGARREMMESYIKRLKQLEETAHAFKGVNQCYAIQAGRELRVIVDADNVTDDRAQELSSEISQKIEKEMQYPGQIKVTVIREMRAVAYAK, from the coding sequence ATGCCCGAAATAATATACATCGTGCTGGCAGCCGTAGTAGCCCTGGTTGTGGGCTTCTTCATCGGCCGGCAGATGGCTGGCAAGGCTAGGCAAGATGCCGAAGCGCAGGCGCAAGCCCGCGCGCAGGAGCTCTTGCAAGAGGCCGAAGCCAAAGCCAACCGTGTGCGCGAAGAGCGCATTCAGCAGGCCAAAGACAAAGCCCGCCAGATTCGGAACGAGTCTGAGCAGGAGCTGCGTCGCCTCCGCCAAGAGGCCGAACAAGACCTTTCGCAGCGCCGCGAAGTAGTGGTGCAGCAGGAAGCCAGCATCAAGCAGCTTACCCAGGCTACCCAGCGCCAGCTGGAGCAAGTGCAGCGCAAGGAAAAAGAGCTCGATACGCTGCGCGAGAAAGTACAGAACGACGCCCAGCGCCAGCAGGAGCGCCTTGAAGCTCAGGAAGAAAAGCGCCGCGCTGCCCACGAGCAGCTCGTGGATCAGCTGCGCCAAGACCAGGACGAGGTAGACGAGCAGCGCCACCAGTTGCAGCGCCAGCTGGAGGCCATTGCCGGCCTCACGGCTGCCGAAGCCCGCGAGCAGCTCGTGGAGTCGCTGAAGAACGAGGCCCAGATTCAGGCTTCGTCGTACATCAAAGACACCGTGGCGCAAGCCCGCCTCACGGCTACCAAAGATGCCAAAAAGGTGGTGCTGGAAACTATTCAGCGCACCGCTGCCGAGCACGCCATCGAGAACTGCGTGTCGGTTTTCAACATCGAGTCGGACGACGTGAAGGGCAAGATTATCGGCCGCGAAGGCCGTAACATCCGCGCCCTGGAAGCCGCTACCGGCGTCGAAATCATCGTTGACGATACGCCCGAGGCCATCATCATCTCGGGCTTCGACCCGGTACGCCGCGAAATTGCCCGCCTCTCGCTGCACTTGCTCGTGAAAGACGGCCGCATTCACCCGGCCCGCATCGAGGAGATTGTGGCCAAAACGCGCAAGAACATCGAGGAGGAAATCGTCGAAATCGGCGAGCGTACCATCGTCGACCTCGGCATCCACGGCTTGCACCCCGAGCTGATTAAGATGGTGGGTCGCATGCGCTTCCGCTCGTCGTACGGCCAAAACCTGCTGCAGCACTCGCGCGAAGTAGCCAACCTGTGCGCCACCATGGCCGCCGAGCTGGGCCTGAACGTGAAGCACGCTAAGCGCGCCGGCCTGCTGCACGACATTGGCAAGGTAAGCACCGAGGAGCCCGAGCTGCCCCACGCCATCCTGGGCATGGAGCTGGCCAAGAAGTACAAGGAGCACCCCGACGTGGTAAACGCCATCGGCGCCCACCACGACGAAATCGAGATGACCGCGCTCATTTCGCCCATCGTGCAGGCCTGCGACGCCATCAGCGGCTCGCGCCCCGGCGCCCGCCGCGAAATGATGGAGAGCTACATCAAACGCCTCAAGCAGCTCGAAGAAACGGCCCACGCTTTCAAAGGCGTGAACCAGTGCTACGCCATTCAGGCGGGCCGCGAGCTGCGCGTAATCGTGGATGCCGACAACGTAACCGACGACCGCGCCCAGGAGCTTTCCAGCGAGATTTCACAGAAAATCGAGAAGGAAATGCAGTACCCCGGCCAGATTAAGGTGACGGTTATCCGCGAGATGCGCGCCGTGGCCTACGCGAAGTAG
- a CDS encoding cell division protein ZapA yields the protein MTELSIKIRIADRDYPLRVTPQEEERLRLAGRMLNERIKEFREQYGIQDKQDLLAMIALTTLADRMKAVKEKDGTDAALTERLSRLDQLLASVVLA from the coding sequence GTGACCGAACTATCCATCAAAATCCGCATTGCCGACCGCGACTACCCCCTTCGGGTAACGCCGCAGGAAGAGGAGCGCCTACGCTTAGCCGGGCGCATGCTCAACGAACGGATTAAGGAATTTCGGGAGCAATACGGCATTCAGGACAAGCAGGACCTGCTGGCCATGATTGCGCTTACCACACTGGCCGACCGCATGAAGGCCGTGAAGGAAAAGGACGGTACCGATGCAGCCCTGACCGAGCGCCTCTCCCGCCTCGATCAGCTGCTGGCCTCGGTGGTACTTGCCTGA
- the pheT gene encoding phenylalanine--tRNA ligase subunit beta, with product MKISLDWLRTLFPTDKTPAEISALLTSTGLEVEGLEELESVPGGLQGVVLGTVLTCQKHPDADKLSITTVDVGDATPRNIVCGAPNVAAGQRVVVALEGAVLHPTSGEPFKIKKSKIRGAASEGMICAEDEIGLGTSHAGIMVLDTDLPNGTPAAQYFGLGSDHVLEIGLTPNRADAASHFGVARDLRALLRQPVQLPDVTQFHAPAQANGTAISVQIEDADACPRYAGLLLEGVQVGPSPEWMQRRLRSIGLSPINNVVDVTNYVLHELGQPLHAFDADQIGGNGIRVRRAAAGEQFATLDGIERTLKAEDLVIADAEGRALALAGVFGGKSSGVTEGTTRVFLESAYFNPAVARKTAQNHQLKTDASFRFERGTDPHMVPLALKRAALLLQEVAGARVASPVVDEYPKHIEHTPVRLLLPRVEKLIGHYIAPDRIRQILTDLDILIVEENDVPGGPEWILSVPPYRVDVTREADVVEEILRIYGFDHVPLRTHNAADYLASFPQPDTELLRRDVSQLLSGQGYSEIVTNSLTNSRYFETAEQPDANLVRVLNYNSADLDVMRPTLLHTGLEIVRHNVNRRQRDLKLYEFGRSYHRQPDGSYKERPTLGIYLTGNVQAESWQQPDAKTAFHHLGGAVLQVLRSLGHAQPGQQPVQHPYLNGGLTLLLHNQPVVHLGSVSPKVLKQMDVSQPVWYAELDWAWLTKKYRGALTVQELPKFPEVRRDLSLVVDLGVTFEQLRQIATKAEKKLLREVNVFDVYQGENLGAGKKSYSLSFLLQDPERTLTDQAIDQVMQKLMTQFEQQAGAVIRK from the coding sequence ATGAAGATTTCCCTCGACTGGCTCCGCACCCTGTTTCCCACCGATAAAACGCCGGCCGAGATTTCGGCGCTGCTCACCAGCACGGGCCTCGAAGTTGAGGGCCTGGAGGAGCTGGAAAGCGTGCCGGGCGGTTTGCAGGGCGTAGTGCTGGGCACGGTGCTCACCTGCCAGAAGCACCCCGACGCCGATAAGCTCAGCATTACCACCGTGGACGTGGGCGACGCTACGCCGCGCAACATTGTGTGCGGTGCGCCCAACGTGGCCGCCGGCCAGCGCGTGGTGGTAGCTTTGGAGGGTGCCGTGCTGCACCCCACCAGCGGTGAGCCTTTTAAAATCAAGAAGTCGAAAATCCGCGGGGCGGCCTCGGAAGGCATGATTTGCGCCGAGGACGAAATCGGTCTGGGCACGTCGCACGCCGGCATTATGGTGCTCGATACCGACCTGCCCAACGGCACGCCGGCTGCCCAGTACTTCGGCCTGGGCTCCGACCACGTGCTGGAAATTGGCCTGACGCCAAACCGCGCCGATGCCGCCTCGCACTTCGGCGTAGCCCGCGATTTGCGCGCCCTGCTGCGCCAACCCGTGCAGCTGCCCGATGTAACGCAGTTCCACGCGCCGGCGCAGGCCAACGGCACGGCCATTTCGGTGCAGATTGAAGACGCCGACGCTTGCCCGCGCTACGCCGGCTTGCTGCTCGAAGGCGTGCAAGTAGGCCCCTCGCCCGAGTGGATGCAGCGCCGCCTGCGCAGCATTGGCCTGTCGCCCATCAACAATGTCGTCGATGTAACCAACTACGTGCTGCACGAGCTGGGCCAGCCCCTGCACGCGTTCGATGCCGACCAAATAGGCGGCAACGGCATTCGGGTGCGCCGCGCCGCCGCTGGCGAGCAGTTTGCTACCCTCGATGGCATTGAGCGCACACTGAAAGCCGAAGACCTGGTTATTGCTGATGCCGAAGGCCGTGCGCTGGCGCTAGCCGGCGTATTCGGTGGTAAAAGCTCGGGCGTTACCGAGGGTACCACCCGCGTATTCCTCGAAAGCGCCTATTTCAACCCGGCCGTAGCGCGTAAAACCGCTCAAAACCACCAACTCAAAACCGACGCGTCGTTCCGTTTTGAGCGCGGTACTGATCCGCACATGGTGCCGCTGGCGCTTAAGCGGGCGGCCCTGCTACTGCAAGAGGTGGCCGGTGCCCGCGTGGCTTCGCCCGTGGTAGATGAGTACCCCAAACACATTGAGCACACGCCGGTGCGCCTGCTGCTGCCGCGCGTCGAGAAGCTCATCGGCCACTACATCGCGCCCGACCGCATTCGCCAGATTCTCACCGATCTGGATATCCTGATTGTGGAGGAAAACGACGTGCCGGGCGGACCCGAGTGGATTTTGTCGGTGCCGCCGTACCGCGTGGATGTTACCCGCGAAGCCGACGTGGTGGAGGAAATCCTGCGCATCTACGGCTTCGACCACGTGCCGCTGCGCACCCACAACGCCGCCGATTACTTGGCCAGCTTCCCGCAGCCCGATACCGAGCTGCTCCGCCGCGACGTGTCGCAGCTGCTCAGCGGCCAAGGGTATTCTGAAATTGTGACGAACTCGCTCACCAACTCGCGCTACTTCGAAACCGCGGAGCAGCCCGATGCCAACCTGGTGCGCGTGCTCAACTACAACTCGGCAGACCTCGACGTGATGCGCCCCACGCTGCTGCACACCGGCCTCGAGATTGTGCGCCACAACGTAAACCGCCGCCAGCGCGACCTGAAGCTGTACGAGTTCGGCCGCAGCTACCACCGCCAGCCCGACGGCAGCTACAAGGAGCGTCCCACGCTGGGTATCTACCTCACGGGCAACGTGCAAGCCGAAAGCTGGCAGCAGCCCGATGCCAAAACTGCCTTCCACCACCTAGGCGGCGCCGTGCTGCAGGTGCTGCGCAGCCTGGGCCACGCGCAGCCGGGCCAGCAGCCCGTGCAGCACCCGTACCTCAACGGCGGCCTCACGCTGCTGCTGCACAACCAGCCCGTGGTGCACCTAGGCAGCGTATCGCCCAAGGTGCTGAAGCAGATGGACGTGAGCCAGCCCGTGTGGTACGCCGAGCTCGACTGGGCCTGGCTGACCAAGAAATACCGCGGGGCCCTCACGGTGCAGGAACTGCCCAAGTTCCCCGAAGTCCGCCGCGACCTGTCGCTGGTAGTCGACCTAGGCGTGACGTTCGAGCAACTGCGCCAGATTGCCACCAAAGCCGAAAAGAAGCTGCTGCGCGAGGTGAACGTGTTCGACGTGTACCAGGGCGAAAACCTAGGGGCCGGCAAGAAGTCGTACTCGCTAAGCTTCCTGCTGCAAGACCCCGAGCGGACGCTCACCGATCAGGCCATCGATCAGGTGATGCAAAAGCTCATGACGCAGTTTGAGCAGCAGGCCGGAGCGGTAATTCGCAAATAG